The genomic region TTTTATCTTTATGAATTACATTCAAATAACTAACTTTAATTTGAAGTGAATAGCCTGGATCCACATTGCAAATGACAGGAGCAGGATTCCCAAAGACCAAAGTTTTGGTCGTAATAAATAATTCCAAACCATGCTCGAGTTAACAAGCCTGTTTTGCAGCCTTTTGTGGCGGTGAGAATCGTGAGATTGTATAGACGTTTACTCGCACGAATCTTGATGTGCCTTATACGGCTCGCGCAACTCCGACGTCATCGTCCAGATGCTCCAGCCCTAACCGCGCATAAAccccgcgccgccgctgccgcctcctGTCCCGGTCGGATCCTCCGCGCCGCTCGCGCCGCCCTCATCTTCCCAGCCCCAACGCGACGCACCACAAGGGCCCTCGCCATGTCGAAGAAAGTAGGACGAGCGAAGAAagcagcgggcggcggcgagctgtCCCGCTTCCTGGAGTCGCATCTCCAGACCATTAGCGACACCTTCCAGGTACGGCGTACGAGCATGACCCAACCAAACCGCGGTCTTGGCGCAGCCCCGATACCATCCCACGCGATAACCTCGCCGCGCGGTTCACACGTTTGCTTGCTCTTGGTTTGGTTTGTCAGATGATGGCGGAGTCGGCTCCGGGGGCCTTGGAGCGGACGGAGTGGTCTGAGGTCGTTAAGCTCGGCGACCAGGTCTCCAGGCAGGCCACCGTCGGTATGTCCAAAATCGAtcgatttcatgtaatagtttcgcgaGCTTAGCTGTCCGGAGCATGCATATGTAGCTGAATTGATTGGGAATTTCGCTGGATGTACGTGGTGTTTTCAGCTTAAAGTTTGACAGGTTTGTTCTGTCTGAACTAATACGCCCATGAGGGGTCAGATTCCGGTATTGGAATTAACTGGGCACTTTGCAGTTACCAGAGTCTGTATAATCTCTTTGATGAACATGAATGTATGTGAGTATCTGTGTTAGCTCTATAGGTATTTGGCAATTTGTTTTAGCTACCTTTGGGTCATTAGTATACACCTTCCATCTGGTTGCAGTAAATCGATACTGTTTCGTTGGTGATGCGACTTGGCATTTATGGTTTTTGGCCGATGTTTGTCTTATGCTGCAGCTGGAATGCTCTGGAGCGGTGACTTGCCTGATGTAGAGACCCTCAAAGAGAACATCGTTGCTTATTTCAACATCCTACAGGGATTTCTTTTGGTTTGCCACGGAAGCATGGTCGGTGCTGGGCCTACTCTACACAAGTCCATCTTTGGGTCTGCAAAAGACGTGGTTGACTCTAGCTTCTCATTGTTCAAGCATGCTGTCTCTGCTTATGGTATGTAAAAAAACCTGCCAAGGTGCTGTTGTATGTAACAATGCCTTCCGATCAACCCTGCTGATTCTTTTATTTGGAAGACATCAGTCATAATTTAGTGTAAAGCAATCTTGCTGAAGAAATAGTCACTTGAGTGAATTTGCTGATTTGAATTCCACATATTTGAAGTGAGGGGAAGCATGTGTCATTTTAACTTTGttggttgcatcatattgagatcTAGTCGAGTGAATTAATAGTAAAGGACATCTGAAATAACGACAAACATGCAATCTATTACTTTCACCATCAAGATAGACTCCCACATCATTTATTTTGATCCCTGAGAAGATTTTAAATTGGGCTAACATATCCCCTTTTTTAAAACTAATGCAGAATCTCGCAGCTCTGACCGCAACACAACTATACCCCAGGTCACAGGAACTGTATGGGAAGCTTGTGCTGCTCTCAAGAAGGTGCCTGCATCAAACTGCATTGCCATAGGACGAGCCATGACCAGGATAGGTGTGTGTCTGAAAGATGTTCTCCGAGAAATGAATGAGCTCCCTATTGGTGGTTCTGGTGATAGTACTGCTGAGAAGTCTTCCAATGGTGTTGTCGACACAACGAGTTGTTCTGATAGAGATGAGAGGTCTGATCTTGATTtagatgatgacgacgacgatgagttCACTGAAGAAGAGGTTGCTGTTGCCAAGTTGGTTATTAACGTGGTATCTGATTCCTTGGTTGTAGTGAAAGAGGCAATTCGTTTCATTACTGGTTTGCTCAGGAGCTCTGGTAACAAAGACAAAGATGGTGCTAATGAGGACAGAGTTGAGCCAATGGAGAAATTGCTGAGCCACTGCAAGGAGATCGCAGACCAGGTCAACGATCTTGGGGCTTCTGTATACCCACCACAAGACTCGTCTGAGATGGAGCTCGCTATAAAAAGACTGTACAATGGCATCAACGGGATGCGCAAGGAAATAGGGAACCTCGGTGGCGCACCTGAGAGCACCTTTGCAGCCCTTGAAGGATTCGAAAATTGCCTTGGATCTCTGCGGGCCAGGTTAGCTGATGATGTGGTGAACGAGATGGAAGGTCTTAATATTAGCCATTAGCACGTACTGTTCAGATTTTCCATAGCAGTGTTGTGCCAGTATATCTTCTGGTTTTGCACGATGGAAGGAGCTTCTGTGGTTTCAGTAAATGAGGCGTCCGGTCTCTGTACTGATGGCGTTGTTGCGGGTCATCGATTGTAAAGGAAGTGGGCCTGGATTTCTGTAACTTCTCTGGTTAGTGATGCCACTGTTTACGGGTCATTCATTGCGCGAATAAGATTGTTTGCATTATATCGTTCGTGCCATTGCATATATATACCTGTTTCTCTCACTACAATAGAGTTTAGTTTATCCGGTCGTGAGATAACTAAAAGGATGTGAAATGACTGGATTGACAAGCTAGATAGTTGTAATTTTAAGAGGAGCAAATGTGCTTGGTTTCACAATGGTCTAATGTCACCTGTGAGGTCTAACAGATGAATTGCACTTAGAATCCAGCGGTGTCATGAAACGAGTTTGTGAAACCTTAAACCCTAGCTTGTCACGGTGGGATCAAAATTAGGTCGCCAACAGTTACGGTAACGATGGGATCGGAGAAAATGTGATGCACCTAGAATTCAATGACGCTGGGAAATGAGTTTAACAAATGCATTGCAGTCACATAGTCACATGACCAACTGTGGCGGAAACAGGACAGCGGGATCAGAACTGATCGTTGTCTCGTTTGGCTTTAATTCGTACATGCTTCTATATTATTTTTGTTTTTATAGGTTTCAACTGCAACAGTTCGGCTTTAATCCGAAGCGAACAGATTAAATCTTTTGACAGTTCCACAGACCTGTTCAGTCCGGCGGTTTTAGAAAAGGGAAGTTTGATGATCCGGCTGCTCGCTTGACGTGGGACAAACACACATGGCTAGCACGAAGTCGGTGATGCAGAGGAGGCGATATGCATGACGCCTACATCGAATCCCCCCACTCCTCAGTCCTCACACACACACCGAGAGCGAGAGCCCCAGCGACGCCCAGGCCCGCGCGCGCGTGCGCCCTCGCGCTCGGGGTCGTCCTCGTCCGCCCGCACGCGCCGCGCCGCGGACGGCGTGACCGCGGTTGAGTGCCCAATGATTAGGCTTATTATACTCCCCCGCTGGGCCGCTCCCCGCGACCCGCGTTGTCGCGCGCCCCTCCCCCGCACGAACCGAGCACACCGCCTTTCCTTTCCTCGTCCGCCGCCGATCCCATTTCCGCCGGCCGCTTTTCTTACTCCAGGACCAGGACGGAGAAAAGCCCGGGCGCGCCAGCACGTTGTCGCCTGCCATGCCATGCCATTGCCATGCGGGCGGGACGGACGGCCCTGGGGTTTCCCTTTCCGTCCGCCGTTTGCTTCCAAGAGAATGCATGGATCGAGAGCCGCGCGACGCAACCAACTAAAAGGGAGTTACGTGCTCCTGACGCATGTCGAGACGTGGACGACAGGAGCATGCAAGGCACCACCAGTAAGTCCGGACCCCCAGAGCACCGCATGCTCGCATGGCAGTGGCACGCACGCGCGCAGCTGCTGACCGCTCGTTCGTCGCGGCGCGTAGGCGTAGCGTAGCGTAGAGTGGTCGACGTACACGCCGGCGGTCCACCCACGTACCGCCGATCTAGAAAAAGCTAGCGATGGAGGGAGGGGCGGTTCCGAACGTTGGCTTCACGTTTGCGTCGCTTTTAGCTATCGCATGCAGAAGCGGCCGGGATCGGACGAGAGATAAGCTGCCTACGTACCAGCAGCTCGCTCTGCATCAGCTGAGACAGCACCGGAAAAGGCGATGGCCGAGGCCGAGGGCGTGGCAGACAGGTATGATGAGCACCTTTCGGTACACAGATTTCGCCGATCATGAGTTGAGCGCAAGCGCAAATTAAAAAAGGTAGTCCTCAATAATCTATGGACACACACCGCTACGGCGCTACCTGCCATCTCGCTCGCTGGCTGCATGCCTTATCTGACTGCTAGACCTCGGACTGGAAGCAACATGCGTTGGACAGCACATCACAGCACTAGCGCAGCACCACTTCGCGAGCACAGTCACACACACATTTCCAGCACCGAGCGGATCGAGAGGGGGGAAAAGAGGGGGGCTGTTGGACAAAGGAAGCTAGCCAAGCCTTTTTGTTTTCTCTGCTGGGTGGCACTGGCTAGTAGCTGAAAAACCAtgcatcttttccttttttttccagCCTTCTCATTAGGAGCAGCCATGCTCATGCATACAAAGCCGATCGATCACCTACCAAGAATGACAAGAGGGGAGTACAAGCCAACACGTTCCCGGCCTCGATCAGTACGTGGCCAGCATCACTAGCACCAGCCCCTTCAGAGTCGTCTGAGAAGACTGTGTGAGAGAGAGAATCTATCAAACTTGACCACCACCAGCTGAAGCTGAAGCCTAGCTCTCTTGTTTATGCACACTGCTCGATCGCAATGCAATGCGTGCTAAATCTTCAACTCGATCGCGCGCAAAGAGGCAGCATATATGTGTCGGGCCGGCCGGGATTATCATTGGACTTGTATGTTGATTTGATCTGTGGAGAAAAAAAAACGTGTAGTTACGTTACGTGCGCGGTCTGCCTAGCTTTTCGTCGTCTTTAAGCTAGCGATGAACGAATGAAACGTCCGTGTTTGCTTCACTTTAATTTGTCGTGGGTCGCTGCTAAAGCATctatcatgcatgcatgcatgcatgctcgaTTTTCCTCTCCACGCTGAAAGCCGAAAGGGATAGCCCACGTACAGTACAGGTACAGCACAGTCGTGTGTCGTGACACAGGCGGCCTGCTTCAGTTTCCTGTGTCTTCTTCTTTCTGAAGCAAGCAGCTGCCACTGCCCACTATGAGCACCGCGCGCCGCGCAGCAGCGCATTGTTTTCGCGCCTCTCGAGGCCTGCAAAGAAGCCCCTCCGCACTAGCTAGCTAGTACACTACGCACACCGATGCAATACATACTCCCATGCATCCATCGTCCATTGTTTGTTTGAGGCGCGCGTAGTACGTCTGTCTTCTCGTCCTCCCCTCGGCTCGATGCGCACGACGACAATGGCGTCCCGCGCCCCCATTGCATGGAAGTCATCAAAGCTGCCCGGCCTGTAAACAAGGCctccctcccttctctcctcTCCTGCATCATGCATGCATGGCGAGAATCCTATTCTACTACTACACCGCACCAGCCATGCCCGCCGCTTTTCTGGGGAAAATCATTAACAAATGCATGCAAAAAAGGAAGGTTGCAAAGTTGCATAATTAAGCACCGGGACCGGGACTGTTGTTCCCCTCTGACAGCGTTAGCACGCATGTTACCTCTACTTTGCACGCTCGGAATGGGCAGGCAGGCAGACAGTcacagagagggagagaggaatgTGTGGACTCTGGCTGAAGCTTCCATGGACCATGACCGACGGACGACTAATTAGCGAGCTGCTGTTAAGTGGCATGCACATGGAAACTAATTAAGTGCGGTTAAGGGTTAACTTGGTGTCTAGCctctttaggccttgttcgtttgtgctgGATTGGTgagtcggaacgattcctaaccggattgctttcctaatttatataaactttgattaactggaacgattccgggtgcaatccgacacaaacgaacaaggccttaacaAACCCTAACCCCTGCTATTAATCCGACAGACGGAAGCTACAGCACTGACCACTGTAACGAGCCAATTGGTTTTCCTTAATTACCAAGTGATCCCTAGCagtctgcccccccccccccccccaaattaAAGTGATTCATCATGGATTACTTATTGTTTGCTTCGACCATCTATCTCTCCATGCACGCAGCTATAGCTACCCAGCTACTTAGTTAAGTTGGCCATCCTGTTAGCTAGCTAGGTTGGCTGAGTGACCCATTAATAACGTCCATAAAGTAACACATCAGATCAAAGCATGCATTTACAGCATTCCAATTCCAAACCCATGCGTCGTTCTTTTGACCAGCAGGGTTCAGATAATCATAGGGGCTTTCCATGGCCGCCATTATGCCCACCGGCGTTTCCTCATTCTCCAATCATTTTTTTTATCATGGCAGCTAGCGCGCAAGGACAGAAAAAGCATATTTCCCCCTAGCACCAGAAAAGCAAAGAagagaggaggaggaggcagCTCGACAAGGCAGTCAAACAGAAAGCCCATTCCACCCCCCCTAACAAGCTCTAACCCCTGGCCCCCCTAACAAGCTCTAAGTGGCATGCACATGGAAACTAACTAAGTGCGGTTAAGTTAATTGGTGCCTACCTAGCCCCCCTAACAAGCTCTAACCCCTGGCCCCCTGCTACTAATCCGACAGATGGAAGCTACAGCACTGACCACTGTGACGAGCCAATTGGTATTCCTTAATCAAGTGATCCCTAGCagtctgcccccccccccccccccaatttaAAGTGATTCATCATGGATTACTTATTGTTTGCTTCGACCATCTATCTCTCCATGCACGCAGCTACCCAGCTATACTTATGTAGCCAGCTACTTAGGCCCCGTTTCAATCTAATgagataaactttagcttcctgctaaactttagctatatgaattgaagtgctaaagtttagtttTAATTATCACcattagctctcctgtttagattataaatggctaaaagtagctaaaaaatagctgctaaagtttatctcgcgagattgGAACAGGGCCTTAGTTAAGTTGGCCATCCTGTTAGCTAGCTAGGTTGGCTGAGTGACCCATTAATAACGTCCATAAAGTAACACATCAGATCAAAGCAGGCATTTACAGCAATCCAATTCCAAACCCATGCGTTCTTTTGACCAGCAGGGTTCAGATAATCATAGGGACTTTCCATGGCCGCCATTATGCCCACCGTCGTTTCCTCATTCTCCAATCATTTTTTTTTTATCATGGCAGCTAGCGCGCAAGGACAGAAAAAGCATATTTCCCTCTAGCACCAGAAAAGCAAAAGCAgagacgaggaggaggaggaggaagaggcagctcgacaaggCAGTCAAACAGAAAGCCCATTCCACCCcctgtcctcctcctcctctccatGTAATGTAAGGTCCATGCACTTCTCCTCTGCTGCACCAACAGCAGGCGCACACATGCCGTGCCGCATGGGCCAGCTGCAGCGCTCGCGCTTCAGTGGCAGTACTCACTACTCAGTATGCtttgcattgctgctgcagctgctgcacaTTGTATGGTGTGTTTTTTTTCCTTGTAAAAAAAAACTCAGACACAACACGCTCCCTCCTGCACGCTGCACATTTTATTCTCTTGTTTGCCGGCCCCAACGTGCCTTGAAAGCCGTGCAAGTGCGTTCCCCACAAACATGCTTCCCATTCTCCATGCTTCCACAATGCAAGGCCAGGCCCAGGCCACAGACCATTGTTAAACCCCCAtcgctttctctccctctctctgcccCCTTCTTGCGGCCATGTGAGGATCGGAGCCGGATTTGTATATAAAGCACCACCCACCCGTGCTCTTCAGTCTCTGCTTCCTCCATCTTCAGCACCTCAGAGCGCTCCCTCTGGGCCTCTTGCATCGCaggcctctccctccctctctccctcccacaGTCCCATCTACACCTCAGCTCATGGCGAGCTCTACTAGACGGAGTAGCAGCTGGCCAATAATGTGCGCCGACAAGAGAGAAAACGTGCGGCCGCACCCGCACCCGCACAGATAGGAGAAGCGCAAGGGCGCGTGTGCACACGCGCGCGTTGGCTCCCACTGCCTGCCGGCTGGAACTCTCCGCTCTTGCTCGGTCTCGGTCCATATGAGCTGAGCTGAGCTGAGcaccaggaggaaaagagacgaCGACGCAGATGGTTTTGAGCTGTTGTTGTGGGGAATTGAGGCTTCATGGTCCGAGATATATATAAAAAATATCTCTAGGTATCTTAACGTACTAGTGCCGGCTACTACTACTAATCTATAGATCTCCTAGCTAGCTAGCTGTATTATTTTTcattctctctcccctctccccccgTTCTCTTCTCCCCCTTGCTCCTGTTTTGAGAGGATGCGTCCAATGCAAACGGGACGATGTTCTTGGCTGGCTagctagctgctgctgctgctgccaagATGTCTCAGATTAATGGTCCTCCAAGTGATGTAATAAGAATAATACTGTTACAGGCAGTATATATATTGAGTTTGGAATGCAGCGGTCTCGCTCACTACAAATATATCCGGCCTGTAATATAATGCATGTAGTAGTCTCTCTGACTGATTTTGCACTCTCTTCGATCGTATGGGTGTGCAAGCAAAGCATCGGCTCGCTGTAGTCTGCCATGTTCTTTTCTTGTAGTGCATGTGCATTCCAGAGAGAAGGGAGATTTTTTTTTTTGCAACACACATTCTGTAAAGCGTACTGGCCGCCCTCGCTCATTTATTAGTAGTAGGCAACGCGTGTGCCGACCGCGATGGCGCGATCCGTCTGGTCGGGGATGCATTGGTTCAGGCTTCAAGGCGACGCGAGCTCATCTTCCCGCCCGCTCCCTTCTCTCCCCTCGGTGGTGTCTTGGTGGGTGGCGCTCCATGCCTGCACGCTCCACAGGCCATGGCAGCATGCTGCCAGCGtgcagagggagagagagagagaggggcacGGCACGGGGACCACGCCAGGCTTAGCCGACGGCCGACGGCAGGCAGGGGGAGGCCGCCCCGGGACCGGGAGGCAAGTGGGGCGGCCGGGGGCACAATGCTACGGCGCGACGCACGCTAGCGTTCTGGTGGTTACTGTGGCTGCGTCGCCGCCGCGCTTTGTCGCTGCCTCCTCTCAACTCTGGCGGTTAatgggtggtggtgcaggggAATATTCAGCGGCTGCGCAGGGGCCTGTCTGCTGCCTGCTGCCTCTCTGCCTCGGGCTCGTGCatgcatgcaatgcaatgcaagggCGTCGCCTCGCCCGTGCTCTCCCGTCTCCCCTGCTTTCCTCATCCTGCTGCCGCTTTACGCTTTTGCTTTTAATCGCTGTGACAGCAGAGCACTCGCCTCGTCTCGCTGCCGGCTGCCGCTGGCCTGCTGATCCTGCTCCCTGTGGCATTGGCCCTAGCCAGCAGGCTGGGACGGATGGACGGAGACGacggatggaagccgcagccacaCCGCAACCGCAGGCCGCGCACGCAGGAGAAAGAAGCGGTGTTGCATGGACTGGGATTGACGACTTGACTGCGGATTGACGCTCCTCGCGCGCCGCAGCCGCAGGGTGCCGGCCGGCCAGGAGACGACATGCACGGCGATGGACAAGGAGGGGATCGGGACTGACGCTCGACACCACTAACTCACGGAGCGACGGCCCGGCCGGCCACGCACTAGGCCCTCCTTCGTGCCCCGCGCGTACGTCCTCCACGTACTACGCGACGGCCCGCACGGAGCGTCGGGGCACGCGTGTCGTTTGGAAGCATCCTGCCTGTGTACCCCCACGGACCACGGTCCTAGTCGCAGACGGTGTGGTGGTGCTGGCTGACGAGCCGACGGTTGTCTGTCTGAACGTACCGGCCCGGGAGAAACCAACGCTCGCTCGCTCGTTCCCTCCCTCGGTTTGCTGAATACATGCTCGGTCCGTGCATGCTCTCGCAGTCTCTCTAGTTTTACGCTGTAAAGTTCTACTGCCCTCTCACCGTGAATTCCCTTTTCCTCTCCGTCTCCGGTGCCTGTGTTGGCGCTGTTCAACCCCGAGTGTGTACTGTGCAGTGTATCCCAGAAAAGATCCTGCGTGCTCGCATGTCGCATGCAGGCAGGGCCACGGGCGCGCGCGGCTCTGTGCAG from Zea mays cultivar B73 chromosome 6, Zm-B73-REFERENCE-NAM-5.0, whole genome shotgun sequence harbors:
- the LOC100194118 gene encoding uncharacterized protein LOC100194118: MSKKVGRAKKAAGGGELSRFLESHLQTISDTFQMMAESAPGALERTEWSEVVKLGDQVSRQATVAGMLWSGDLPDVETLKENIVAYFNILQGFLLVCHGSMVGAGPTLHKSIFGSAKDVVDSSFSLFKHAVSAYESRSSDRNTTIPQVTGTVWEACAALKKVPASNCIAIGRAMTRIGVCLKDVLREMNELPIGGSGDSTAEKSSNGVVDTTSCSDRDERSDLDLDDDDDDEFTEEEVAVAKLVINVVSDSLVVVKEAIRFITGLLRSSGNKDKDGANEDRVEPMEKLLSHCKEIADQVNDLGASVYPPQDSSEMELAIKRLYNGINGMRKEIGNLGGAPESTFAALEGFENCLGSLRARLADDVVNEMEGLNISH